One segment of Megachile rotundata isolate GNS110a chromosome 4, iyMegRotu1, whole genome shotgun sequence DNA contains the following:
- the LOC100879152 gene encoding uncharacterized protein LOC100879152 isoform X7 gives MIYMMASRETSINSKNSDDHSVETLAEVFRCFICMEKLRDAHLCPHCSKLCCYTCIRRWLTEQRSQCPHCRASLHLHELVNCRWVEEVTQQLDTLQAVGISNSRHDDSNRDRCTVHHEKLSVYCWTCRRCICHQCALWGGTHSGHTFKPLEEVYEQHVTQIKAEVGQLKRRLMELISLVQEVERNVESVRAAKDERVREIRGAVELIIARLDSQLKAKLLTLMGQKNSLTLETEQLEALLQEVEHQLHTCTRSELIIKSSELSRMIHQVRKKPMTSFVTAPVPADFHSEIVPGYDSATFAMQNFTQLQLKADPVYSAPLHVNGLCWRLKVYPDGNGVVRGNYLSVFLELSAGLPETSKYEYRVEMIHQGSRDTSKNIVREFASDFEIGECWGYNRFFRLDLLATEGYLNTELDTLILRFQVRPPTFYQRCRDQQWYISQLITVQNQYATQINELKERLAIEISRNAMAATRVPSGATLCGSASNIAPVMMQQQSQAAGDPLVNTNTTRSVETYPNGTCTRSVQNVLPGGSNNNALVGDQLMPMCEIGELSNMRPLGSTSTLSSISSKTSLKQHRINNLSVVEAESPNLHSTNDGSSGDCPATDAHSPSPSYSSPTVLNQQPLNLLSSSSSSDSGELSEHDIYLDECEHNEPHLTLLDDNSNDENDVDDETMSGENDVEVAESLTLWIQNKQRTKQQSNRDSTGDTCRLRGNDSLEDEIMLLHLFEMQDRNSAWPPLCFNNQHVDDTCDARASLTNLHHNSSPLHCNATLPTHGSSTFSHKHRELDSVCNEQFSDKRSTCPSHLCQPQMMCNGRSKLSQLSNICQQDVSGLIACGSQTRSEPATRSNSIDCEKDLPKISVANKMNHEVETTRSDLIVPSVVLDSNKIVSKHLLSRRQSSPSSSSNVSIVNNENSKIFEFEQLLETIQLSPISQKDTASCFNKLRKNISSDGKNSGCTVTNIKSTALSLGPDVPSSSTSNATDAIPSPNNYSWAPALYQHKHSQKNILEATMQMSSNDTSNKCTAEKSLEETNS, from the exons atgatataCATGATGGCTAGTAGAGAAACATcaattaattcaaaaaattcggACGATCACAGTGTGGAG ACATTGGCAGAAGTCTTCCGATGTTTCATTTGTATGGAGAAGCTGAGAGATGCACATCTTTGTCCTCATTGCAGTAAATTATGTTGTTACACATGTATTAGACGGTGGCTAACAGAACAACGCTCTCAATGTCCTCATTGTAGAGCTTCTTTACATTTGCATGAGTTAGTAAATTGTCGATGGGTTGAAGAAGTGACACAACAGCTGGATACTCTTCAAGCTGTTGGTATCTCAAACTCTAGACATGATGACTCAAATAGGGAtag GTGTACCGTACATCATGAAAAGCTATCTGTTTATTGTTGGACCTGTCGTAGATGTATATGTCATCAGTGTGCTTTGTGGGGTGGTACCCATTCAGGGCACACTTTTAAGCCATTAGAAGAAGTATATGAACAACATGTTACACAAATAAAAGCAGAAGTTGGGCAGTTGAAAAGAAGGTTAATGGAATTGATTAGCCTAGTACAAGAAGTG gAACGTAATGTTGAATCAGTAAGAGCTGCAAAGGATGAAAGGGTCAGAGAAATTAGAGGTGCTGTAGAATTGATAATAGCACGTTTGGATTCTCAGCTGAAAgctaaattattaacattaatgGGTCAAAAGAATTCTTTAACATTAGAAACAGAACAGTTAGAAGCTTTATTGCAAGAAGTGGAACATCAGTTACATACATGTACTCGTTCTGAACTTATAATCAAAAGTTCAGAACTTTCAAGGATGATACATCAAGTACGAAAAAAACCAATGACAAGTTTTGTCACTGCCCCTGTACCAGCTGATTTTCACAG tGAAATTGTACCAGGATATGATAGTGCTACATTTGCAATGCAAAATTTTACACAACTGCAATTAAAAGCAGATCCAGTATATTCTGCACCCTTGCATGTTAATGGATTGTGTTGGAGATTGAAAGTATATCCTGATGGAAATGGTGTTGTACGTGGAAATTATTTATCGGTTTTTTTAGAATTAAGTGCTGGTTTGCCAGAAACATCAAA ATACGAATATCGAGTTGAAATGATACATCAAGGATCTCGTGATACAAGTAAGAACATCGTACGAGAATTTGCTTCTGACTTTGAAATCGGTGAATGTTGGGGTTATAATAGATTTTTTAGATTAGATTTACTTGCAACTGAAGGATATTTAAATACAGAATTGGATACTCTTATATTAAG GTTTCAGGTACGTCCACCGACGTTCTATCAACGTTGCAGAGACCAACAATGGTATATTAGTCAATTAATTACCGTTCAAAATCAATATGCTACTCAAATCAATGAACTCAAAGAG aGGCTAGCAATAGAAATATCACGAAATGCAATGGCAGCAACCAGAGTACCTAGTGGAGCCACATTATGTGGATCTGCGTCAAACATAGCACCTGTGAtgatgcaacaacaatcacaagcTGCTGGAGATCCTTTAGTCAATACTAACACTACCCGTTCTGTTGAAACATATCCAAACGGTACATGTACAAG ATCAGTGCAGAATGTGCTTCCTGGAGGAAGTAATAACAACGCCTTAGTGGGTGATCAACTAATGCCTATGTGTGAAATAGGAGAACTCTCTAATATGCGTCCTCTTGGCTCCACTTCAACATTATCGTCCATTTCATCTAAAACAAGTTTAAAGCAAcatagaataaataatttaagcgTCGTCGAAGCTGAGTCGCCCAATTTACACAGTACAAATGATGGTTCATCTGGAGATTGTCCGGCAACCGATGCCCACTCTCCATCCCCGTCTTATTCGTCTCCGACAGTACTTAATCAACAACCATTGAATCTTTTATCTAGTAGCAGCAGTAGTGATAGTGGA gaATTAAGCGAACACGATATATATTTGGATGAATGCGAACATAATGAACCGCATTTAACACTTTTAGATGATAATTCTAACGATGAAAACGATGTAGACGATGAAACTATGTCAG GTGAGAATGATGTAGAAGTTGCAGAATCATTAACACTGTGGATTCAGAATAAACAGCGCACAAAGCAACAAAGTAATCGAGATAGTACAGGAGACACTTGCAG ATTGCGCGGCAATGATAGTTTAGAAGATGAAATTATGCTACTACATTTATTCGAAATGCAAGATCGGAATTCTGCCTGGCCTCCTTTGTGCTTTAATAACCAACATGTGGATGATACTTGTGATGCACGGGCATCTTTGACAAATTTACATCATAATTCCAGCCCTTTACACTGTAATGCTACACTGCCAACTCATGGATCATCAACATTTTCACACAAGCATCGTGAACTTGATTCAGtgtgcaacgaacaattttctgATAAACGATCAACGTGTCCTTCGCACCTTTGCCAACCTCAAATGATGTGCAATGGTAGATCCAAACTAAGTCAATTATCTAACATTTGTCAACAAGATGTTTCCGGATTAATAGCTTGCGGGAGTCAGACAAGATCTGAACCTGCGACTCGCTCAAATTCAATAGACTGCGAAAAAGATCTTCCAAAAATATCTGTAGCTAATAAGATGAATCACGAAGTAGAAACTACTAGATCAGATTTGATAGTGCCAAGTG TAGTGTTGGACAGCAACAAAATTGTATCAAAACATTTATTGTCGCGGAGACAGTCTTCGCCGTCGTCGTCCAGTAACGTTAGTATTGTAAATAACGAAAATAGTAAGATATTTGAATTCGAACAATTACTTGAAACTATTCAATTATCTCCAATATCTCAGAAAGACACTGCCAgctgttttaataaattaag GAAAAATATTTCATCCGATGGAAAAAATAGCGGTTGCActgttacaaatattaaatctaCTGCCCTTTCGTTAGGACCGGATGTTCCATCGTCGTCTACAAGTAATGCAACAGATGCTATACCCAGTCCCAACAATTATAGCTGGGCTCCTGCACTATATCAGCACAAGCATA gtCAGAAGAACATTTTAGAGGCTACCATGCAGATGTCTTCTAATGATACTTCCAATAAATGCACTGCCGAAAA GTCATTAGAAGAAACTAATTCTTGA
- the LOC100879152 gene encoding uncharacterized protein LOC100879152 isoform X3 has translation MIYMMASRETSINSKNSDDHSVETLAEVFRCFICMEKLRDAHLCPHCSKLCCYTCIRRWLTEQRSQCPHCRASLHLHELVNCRWVEEVTQQLDTLQAVGISNSRHDDSNRDRCTVHHEKLSVYCWTCRRCICHQCALWGGTHSGHTFKPLEEVYEQHVTQIKAEVGQLKRRLMELISLVQEVERNVESVRAAKDERVREIRGAVELIIARLDSQLKAKLLTLMGQKNSLTLETEQLEALLQEVEHQLHTCTRSELIIKSSELSRMIHQVRKKPMTSFVTAPVPADFHSEIVPGYDSATFAMQNFTQLQLKADPVYSAPLHVNGLCWRLKVYPDGNGVVRGNYLSVFLELSAGLPETSKYEYRVEMIHQGSRDTSKNIVREFASDFEIGECWGYNRFFRLDLLATEGYLNTELDTLILRFQVRPPTFYQRCRDQQWYISQLITVQNQYATQINELKERLAIEISRNAMAATRVPSGATLCGSASNIAPVMMQQQSQAAGDPLVNTNTTRSVETYPNGTCTRSVQNVLPGGSNNNALVGDQLMPMCEIGELSNMRPLGSTSTLSSISSKTSLKQHRINNLSVVEAESPNLHSTNDGSSGDCPATDAHSPSPSYSSPTVLNQQPLNLLSSSSSSDSGELSEHDIYLDECEHNEPHLTLLDDNSNDENDVDDETMSGASSNRGSVGDVQRIRQRENKLDKGENDVEVAESLTLWIQNKQRTKQQSNRDSTGDTCRHNFICHCRLRGNDSLEDEIMLLHLFEMQDRNSAWPPLCFNNQHVDDTCDARASLTNLHHNSSPLHCNATLPTHGSSTFSHKHRELDSVCNEQFSDKRSTCPSHLCQPQMMCNGRSKLSQLSNICQQDVSGLIACGSQTRSEPATRSNSIDCEKDLPKISVANKMNHEVETTRSDLIVPSVVLDSNKIVSKHLLSRRQSSPSSSSNVSIVNNENSKIFEFEQLLETIQLSPISQKDTASCFNKLRKNISSDGKNSGCTVTNIKSTALSLGPDVPSSSTSNATDAIPSPNNYSWAPALYQHKHSQKNILEATMQMSSNDTSNKCTAEKSLEETNS, from the exons atgatataCATGATGGCTAGTAGAGAAACATcaattaattcaaaaaattcggACGATCACAGTGTGGAG ACATTGGCAGAAGTCTTCCGATGTTTCATTTGTATGGAGAAGCTGAGAGATGCACATCTTTGTCCTCATTGCAGTAAATTATGTTGTTACACATGTATTAGACGGTGGCTAACAGAACAACGCTCTCAATGTCCTCATTGTAGAGCTTCTTTACATTTGCATGAGTTAGTAAATTGTCGATGGGTTGAAGAAGTGACACAACAGCTGGATACTCTTCAAGCTGTTGGTATCTCAAACTCTAGACATGATGACTCAAATAGGGAtag GTGTACCGTACATCATGAAAAGCTATCTGTTTATTGTTGGACCTGTCGTAGATGTATATGTCATCAGTGTGCTTTGTGGGGTGGTACCCATTCAGGGCACACTTTTAAGCCATTAGAAGAAGTATATGAACAACATGTTACACAAATAAAAGCAGAAGTTGGGCAGTTGAAAAGAAGGTTAATGGAATTGATTAGCCTAGTACAAGAAGTG gAACGTAATGTTGAATCAGTAAGAGCTGCAAAGGATGAAAGGGTCAGAGAAATTAGAGGTGCTGTAGAATTGATAATAGCACGTTTGGATTCTCAGCTGAAAgctaaattattaacattaatgGGTCAAAAGAATTCTTTAACATTAGAAACAGAACAGTTAGAAGCTTTATTGCAAGAAGTGGAACATCAGTTACATACATGTACTCGTTCTGAACTTATAATCAAAAGTTCAGAACTTTCAAGGATGATACATCAAGTACGAAAAAAACCAATGACAAGTTTTGTCACTGCCCCTGTACCAGCTGATTTTCACAG tGAAATTGTACCAGGATATGATAGTGCTACATTTGCAATGCAAAATTTTACACAACTGCAATTAAAAGCAGATCCAGTATATTCTGCACCCTTGCATGTTAATGGATTGTGTTGGAGATTGAAAGTATATCCTGATGGAAATGGTGTTGTACGTGGAAATTATTTATCGGTTTTTTTAGAATTAAGTGCTGGTTTGCCAGAAACATCAAA ATACGAATATCGAGTTGAAATGATACATCAAGGATCTCGTGATACAAGTAAGAACATCGTACGAGAATTTGCTTCTGACTTTGAAATCGGTGAATGTTGGGGTTATAATAGATTTTTTAGATTAGATTTACTTGCAACTGAAGGATATTTAAATACAGAATTGGATACTCTTATATTAAG GTTTCAGGTACGTCCACCGACGTTCTATCAACGTTGCAGAGACCAACAATGGTATATTAGTCAATTAATTACCGTTCAAAATCAATATGCTACTCAAATCAATGAACTCAAAGAG aGGCTAGCAATAGAAATATCACGAAATGCAATGGCAGCAACCAGAGTACCTAGTGGAGCCACATTATGTGGATCTGCGTCAAACATAGCACCTGTGAtgatgcaacaacaatcacaagcTGCTGGAGATCCTTTAGTCAATACTAACACTACCCGTTCTGTTGAAACATATCCAAACGGTACATGTACAAG ATCAGTGCAGAATGTGCTTCCTGGAGGAAGTAATAACAACGCCTTAGTGGGTGATCAACTAATGCCTATGTGTGAAATAGGAGAACTCTCTAATATGCGTCCTCTTGGCTCCACTTCAACATTATCGTCCATTTCATCTAAAACAAGTTTAAAGCAAcatagaataaataatttaagcgTCGTCGAAGCTGAGTCGCCCAATTTACACAGTACAAATGATGGTTCATCTGGAGATTGTCCGGCAACCGATGCCCACTCTCCATCCCCGTCTTATTCGTCTCCGACAGTACTTAATCAACAACCATTGAATCTTTTATCTAGTAGCAGCAGTAGTGATAGTGGA gaATTAAGCGAACACGATATATATTTGGATGAATGCGAACATAATGAACCGCATTTAACACTTTTAGATGATAATTCTAACGATGAAAACGATGTAGACGATGAAACTATGTCAG GCGCAAGTTCAAACAGAGGTTCTGTAGGGGATGTACAGAGAATCAGACAAAGAGAAAACAAGTTAGATAAAG GTGAGAATGATGTAGAAGTTGCAGAATCATTAACACTGTGGATTCAGAATAAACAGCGCACAAAGCAACAAAGTAATCGAGATAGTACAGGAGACACTTGCAG ACATAATTTTATTTGCCATTGTAGATTGCGCGGCAATGATAGTTTAGAAGATGAAATTATGCTACTACATTTATTCGAAATGCAAGATCGGAATTCTGCCTGGCCTCCTTTGTGCTTTAATAACCAACATGTGGATGATACTTGTGATGCACGGGCATCTTTGACAAATTTACATCATAATTCCAGCCCTTTACACTGTAATGCTACACTGCCAACTCATGGATCATCAACATTTTCACACAAGCATCGTGAACTTGATTCAGtgtgcaacgaacaattttctgATAAACGATCAACGTGTCCTTCGCACCTTTGCCAACCTCAAATGATGTGCAATGGTAGATCCAAACTAAGTCAATTATCTAACATTTGTCAACAAGATGTTTCCGGATTAATAGCTTGCGGGAGTCAGACAAGATCTGAACCTGCGACTCGCTCAAATTCAATAGACTGCGAAAAAGATCTTCCAAAAATATCTGTAGCTAATAAGATGAATCACGAAGTAGAAACTACTAGATCAGATTTGATAGTGCCAAGTG TAGTGTTGGACAGCAACAAAATTGTATCAAAACATTTATTGTCGCGGAGACAGTCTTCGCCGTCGTCGTCCAGTAACGTTAGTATTGTAAATAACGAAAATAGTAAGATATTTGAATTCGAACAATTACTTGAAACTATTCAATTATCTCCAATATCTCAGAAAGACACTGCCAgctgttttaataaattaag GAAAAATATTTCATCCGATGGAAAAAATAGCGGTTGCActgttacaaatattaaatctaCTGCCCTTTCGTTAGGACCGGATGTTCCATCGTCGTCTACAAGTAATGCAACAGATGCTATACCCAGTCCCAACAATTATAGCTGGGCTCCTGCACTATATCAGCACAAGCATA gtCAGAAGAACATTTTAGAGGCTACCATGCAGATGTCTTCTAATGATACTTCCAATAAATGCACTGCCGAAAA GTCATTAGAAGAAACTAATTCTTGA
- the LOC100879152 gene encoding uncharacterized protein LOC100879152 isoform X2, which translates to MIYMMASRETSINSKNSDDHSVETLAEVFRCFICMEKLRDAHLCPHCSKLCCYTCIRRWLTEQRSQCPHCRASLHLHELVNCRWVEEVTQQLDTLQAVGISNSRHDDSNRDRCTVHHEKLSVYCWTCRRCICHQCALWGGTHSGHTFKPLEEVYEQHVTQIKAEVGQLKRRLMELISLVQEVERNVESVRAAKDERVREIRGAVELIIARLDSQLKAKLLTLMGQKNSLTLETEQLEALLQEVEHQLHTCTRSELIIKSSELSRMIHQVRKKPMTSFVTAPVPADFHSEIVPGYDSATFAMQNFTQLQLKADPVYSAPLHVNGLCWRLKVYPDGNGVVRGNYLSVFLELSAGLPETSKYEYRVEMIHQGSRDTSKNIVREFASDFEIGECWGYNRFFRLDLLATEGYLNTELDTLILRFQVRPPTFYQRCRDQQWYISQLITVQNQYATQINELKERLAIEISRNAMAATRVPSGATLCGSASNIAPVMMQQQSQAAGDPLVNTNTTRSVETYPNGTCTSRSVQNVLPGGSNNNALVGDQLMPMCEIGELSNMRPLGSTSTLSSISSKTSLKQHRINNLSVVEAESPNLHSTNDGSSGDCPATDAHSPSPSYSSPTVLNQQPLNLLSSSSSSDSGELSEHDIYLDECEHNEPHLTLLDDNSNDENDVDDETMSGASSNRGSVGDVQRIRQRENKLDKGENDVEVAESLTLWIQNKQRTKQQSNRDSTGDTCRHNFICHCRLRGNDSLEDEIMLLHLFEMQDRNSAWPPLCFNNQHVDDTCDARASLTNLHHNSSPLHCNATLPTHGSSTFSHKHRELDSVCNEQFSDKRSTCPSHLCQPQMMCNGRSKLSQLSNICQQDVSGLIACGSQTRSEPATRSNSIDCEKDLPKISVANKMNHEVETTRSDLIVPSVLDSNKIVSKHLLSRRQSSPSSSSNVSIVNNENSKIFEFEQLLETIQLSPISQKDTASCFNKLRKNISSDGKNSGCTVTNIKSTALSLGPDVPSSSTSNATDAIPSPNNYSWAPALYQHKHSQKNILEATMQMSSNDTSNKCTAEKSLEETNS; encoded by the exons atgatataCATGATGGCTAGTAGAGAAACATcaattaattcaaaaaattcggACGATCACAGTGTGGAG ACATTGGCAGAAGTCTTCCGATGTTTCATTTGTATGGAGAAGCTGAGAGATGCACATCTTTGTCCTCATTGCAGTAAATTATGTTGTTACACATGTATTAGACGGTGGCTAACAGAACAACGCTCTCAATGTCCTCATTGTAGAGCTTCTTTACATTTGCATGAGTTAGTAAATTGTCGATGGGTTGAAGAAGTGACACAACAGCTGGATACTCTTCAAGCTGTTGGTATCTCAAACTCTAGACATGATGACTCAAATAGGGAtag GTGTACCGTACATCATGAAAAGCTATCTGTTTATTGTTGGACCTGTCGTAGATGTATATGTCATCAGTGTGCTTTGTGGGGTGGTACCCATTCAGGGCACACTTTTAAGCCATTAGAAGAAGTATATGAACAACATGTTACACAAATAAAAGCAGAAGTTGGGCAGTTGAAAAGAAGGTTAATGGAATTGATTAGCCTAGTACAAGAAGTG gAACGTAATGTTGAATCAGTAAGAGCTGCAAAGGATGAAAGGGTCAGAGAAATTAGAGGTGCTGTAGAATTGATAATAGCACGTTTGGATTCTCAGCTGAAAgctaaattattaacattaatgGGTCAAAAGAATTCTTTAACATTAGAAACAGAACAGTTAGAAGCTTTATTGCAAGAAGTGGAACATCAGTTACATACATGTACTCGTTCTGAACTTATAATCAAAAGTTCAGAACTTTCAAGGATGATACATCAAGTACGAAAAAAACCAATGACAAGTTTTGTCACTGCCCCTGTACCAGCTGATTTTCACAG tGAAATTGTACCAGGATATGATAGTGCTACATTTGCAATGCAAAATTTTACACAACTGCAATTAAAAGCAGATCCAGTATATTCTGCACCCTTGCATGTTAATGGATTGTGTTGGAGATTGAAAGTATATCCTGATGGAAATGGTGTTGTACGTGGAAATTATTTATCGGTTTTTTTAGAATTAAGTGCTGGTTTGCCAGAAACATCAAA ATACGAATATCGAGTTGAAATGATACATCAAGGATCTCGTGATACAAGTAAGAACATCGTACGAGAATTTGCTTCTGACTTTGAAATCGGTGAATGTTGGGGTTATAATAGATTTTTTAGATTAGATTTACTTGCAACTGAAGGATATTTAAATACAGAATTGGATACTCTTATATTAAG GTTTCAGGTACGTCCACCGACGTTCTATCAACGTTGCAGAGACCAACAATGGTATATTAGTCAATTAATTACCGTTCAAAATCAATATGCTACTCAAATCAATGAACTCAAAGAG aGGCTAGCAATAGAAATATCACGAAATGCAATGGCAGCAACCAGAGTACCTAGTGGAGCCACATTATGTGGATCTGCGTCAAACATAGCACCTGTGAtgatgcaacaacaatcacaagcTGCTGGAGATCCTTTAGTCAATACTAACACTACCCGTTCTGTTGAAACATATCCAAACGGTACATGTACAAG TAGATCAGTGCAGAATGTGCTTCCTGGAGGAAGTAATAACAACGCCTTAGTGGGTGATCAACTAATGCCTATGTGTGAAATAGGAGAACTCTCTAATATGCGTCCTCTTGGCTCCACTTCAACATTATCGTCCATTTCATCTAAAACAAGTTTAAAGCAAcatagaataaataatttaagcgTCGTCGAAGCTGAGTCGCCCAATTTACACAGTACAAATGATGGTTCATCTGGAGATTGTCCGGCAACCGATGCCCACTCTCCATCCCCGTCTTATTCGTCTCCGACAGTACTTAATCAACAACCATTGAATCTTTTATCTAGTAGCAGCAGTAGTGATAGTGGA gaATTAAGCGAACACGATATATATTTGGATGAATGCGAACATAATGAACCGCATTTAACACTTTTAGATGATAATTCTAACGATGAAAACGATGTAGACGATGAAACTATGTCAG GCGCAAGTTCAAACAGAGGTTCTGTAGGGGATGTACAGAGAATCAGACAAAGAGAAAACAAGTTAGATAAAG GTGAGAATGATGTAGAAGTTGCAGAATCATTAACACTGTGGATTCAGAATAAACAGCGCACAAAGCAACAAAGTAATCGAGATAGTACAGGAGACACTTGCAG ACATAATTTTATTTGCCATTGTAGATTGCGCGGCAATGATAGTTTAGAAGATGAAATTATGCTACTACATTTATTCGAAATGCAAGATCGGAATTCTGCCTGGCCTCCTTTGTGCTTTAATAACCAACATGTGGATGATACTTGTGATGCACGGGCATCTTTGACAAATTTACATCATAATTCCAGCCCTTTACACTGTAATGCTACACTGCCAACTCATGGATCATCAACATTTTCACACAAGCATCGTGAACTTGATTCAGtgtgcaacgaacaattttctgATAAACGATCAACGTGTCCTTCGCACCTTTGCCAACCTCAAATGATGTGCAATGGTAGATCCAAACTAAGTCAATTATCTAACATTTGTCAACAAGATGTTTCCGGATTAATAGCTTGCGGGAGTCAGACAAGATCTGAACCTGCGACTCGCTCAAATTCAATAGACTGCGAAAAAGATCTTCCAAAAATATCTGTAGCTAATAAGATGAATCACGAAGTAGAAACTACTAGATCAGATTTGATAGTGCCAAGTG TGTTGGACAGCAACAAAATTGTATCAAAACATTTATTGTCGCGGAGACAGTCTTCGCCGTCGTCGTCCAGTAACGTTAGTATTGTAAATAACGAAAATAGTAAGATATTTGAATTCGAACAATTACTTGAAACTATTCAATTATCTCCAATATCTCAGAAAGACACTGCCAgctgttttaataaattaag GAAAAATATTTCATCCGATGGAAAAAATAGCGGTTGCActgttacaaatattaaatctaCTGCCCTTTCGTTAGGACCGGATGTTCCATCGTCGTCTACAAGTAATGCAACAGATGCTATACCCAGTCCCAACAATTATAGCTGGGCTCCTGCACTATATCAGCACAAGCATA gtCAGAAGAACATTTTAGAGGCTACCATGCAGATGTCTTCTAATGATACTTCCAATAAATGCACTGCCGAAAA GTCATTAGAAGAAACTAATTCTTGA